A single region of the Gossypium arboreum isolate Shixiya-1 chromosome 12, ASM2569848v2, whole genome shotgun sequence genome encodes:
- the LOC108483444 gene encoding polyamine oxidase 2-like isoform X1: MESSDKSNHQLRGGICYPNGARRPVRTPSVIVIGAGMAGIAAARALHEASFQVTVLESRDRIGGRVHTDYSFGFPVDLGASWLHGVSKENPLAPLISRLGLPLYRTSGDNSVLYDHDLESYALFDMDGHQVPQELVTKVGETFECILEETNKVRQEHSEDMSISSAFSIVFERRPALRLQGLAHKVLQWYVCRMEGWFASDADTISLKSWDQEELLPGGHGLMVRGYLPVINTLAKGIDIRLSHRVTNIVRRYTGVKVTVEDGTTFAADAVIVAVPLGVLKAKTIKFEPRLPEWKEAAIDELGVGIENKIILHFDKVFWPNVEFLGVVADTSYHCSYFLNLHKATGHSVLVYMPAGQLARDIEKMSDEAAVEFAFMQLKKILPEAWAPIQYLVSRWGTDVNTLGSYSYDAVGMSHDLYERLRVPVDNIFFAGEATSMSYPGSIHGAFSTGQMAAEDCRMRVLERYGELNLLQPVMGEEAGLCVPLLITRL, translated from the exons ATGGAGTCGTCGGACAAGAGTAATCACCAATTGCGTGGAG GTATTTGCTATCCAAATGGGGCGAGGAGGCCTGTAAGAACACCTTCAGTAATCGTGATTGGGGCTGGAATGGCTGGAATTGCAGCTGCACGTGCTCTCCATGAAGCCTCATTTCAG GTTACGGTGTTAGAATCCAGGGACAGAATTGGAGGTCGAGTTCATACTGATTACTCATTTGGTTTTCCTGTTGACCTTGGTGCTTCATG GTTGCATGGAGTTTCGAAAGAAAATCCCTTGGCACCATTGATCAGTAGACTTGGACTACCACTTTATCGGACTAGTGGTGATAACTCTGTGCTGTATGACCATGACTTGGAGAG TTATGCACTTTTTGATATGGATGGTCATCAAGTTCCACAGGAATTGGTCACTAAGGTTGGAGAAACATTTGAGTGCATTTTGGAAGAG ACGAATAAAGTGAGACAAGAGCACAGTGAAGACATGTCCATAAGTAGTGCTTTCTCAATTGTTTTCGAAAGAAGACCAGCATTAAG GTTGCAAGGGCTTGCACATAAGGTACTTCAGTGGTATGTATGCAGAATGGAAGGTTGGTTTGCTTCGGATGCTGATACCATCTCCCTTAAAAGCTGGGACCAG GAAGAGCTATTACCTGGTGGTCACGGACTCATGGTCAGGGGCTATCTTCCTGTCATAAACACTCTGGCTAAAGGTATTGACATCCGCTTGAGCCACAG GGTTACAAACATTGTGAGGCGTTACACTGGAGTGAAGGTTACTGTGGAAGACGGTACTACATTTGCAGCAGATGCTGTTATCGTTGCTGTTCCTCTAGGTGTACTAAAAGCCAAGACAATCAAGTTCGAACCAAGGCTTCCTGAATGGAAGGAAGCAGCAATTGATGAACTTGGAGTGGGAATTGAGAATAAAATTATATTGCACTTTGACAAGGTGTTTTGGCCTAATGTGGAGTTTTTGGGAGTTGTTGCTGACACATCTTATCATTGCAGCTACTTTCTAAACCTTCATAAGGCGACAGGTCATTCTGTCCTCGTTTATATGCCTGCTGGGCAGCTGGCCAGAGACATTGAGAAAATGTCTGATGAAGCTGCTGTGGAGTTTGCTTTTATGCAGCTCAAGAAGATCCTTCCAGAGGCATGGGCCCCG ATTCAGTATCTTGTTTCTCGATGGGGCACAGATGTGAACACACTAGGCTCCTATAGCTATGATGCAGTAGGCATGTCCCATGACCTGTATGAGAGGCTAAGGGTGCCAGTGGATAACATATTCTTTGCGGGGGAGGCAACCAGTATGAGCTACCCAGGGTCCATTCATGGTGCATTTTCAACTGGGCAGATGGCTGCTGAGGACTGTAGGATGCGTGTACTGGAGCGATATGGAGAGTTGAACTTGCTCCAACCAGTTATGGGCGAGGAAGCAGGGTTGTGCGTCCCGCTTTTAATAACGCGCTTGTAA
- the LOC108483444 gene encoding polyamine oxidase 2-like isoform X2, producing MESSDKSNHQLRGGICYPNGARRPVRTPSVIVIGAGMAGIAAARALHEASFQVTVLESRDRIGGRVHTDYSFGFPVDLGASWLHGVSKENPLAPLISRLGLPLYRTSGDNSVLYDHDLESYALFDMDGHQVPQELVTKVGETFECILEETNKVRQEHSEDMSISSAFSIVFERRPALRLQGLAHKVLQWYVCRMEGWFASDADTISLKSWDQAELLPGGHGLMVRGYLPVINTLAKGIDIRLSHRVTNIVRRYTGVKVTVEDGTTFAADAVIVAVPLGVLKAKTIKFEPRLPEWKEAAIDELGVGIENKIILHFDKVFWPNVEFLGVVADTSYHCSYFLNLHKATGHSVLVYMPAGQLARDIEKMSDEAAVEFAFMQLKKILPEAWAPIQYLVSRWGTDVNTLGSYSYDAVGMSHDLYERLRVPVDNIFFAGEATSMSYPGSIHGAFSTGQMAAEDCRMRVLERYGELNLLQPVMGEEAGLCVPLLITRL from the exons ATGGAGTCGTCGGACAAGAGTAATCACCAATTGCGTGGAG GTATTTGCTATCCAAATGGGGCGAGGAGGCCTGTAAGAACACCTTCAGTAATCGTGATTGGGGCTGGAATGGCTGGAATTGCAGCTGCACGTGCTCTCCATGAAGCCTCATTTCAG GTTACGGTGTTAGAATCCAGGGACAGAATTGGAGGTCGAGTTCATACTGATTACTCATTTGGTTTTCCTGTTGACCTTGGTGCTTCATG GTTGCATGGAGTTTCGAAAGAAAATCCCTTGGCACCATTGATCAGTAGACTTGGACTACCACTTTATCGGACTAGTGGTGATAACTCTGTGCTGTATGACCATGACTTGGAGAG TTATGCACTTTTTGATATGGATGGTCATCAAGTTCCACAGGAATTGGTCACTAAGGTTGGAGAAACATTTGAGTGCATTTTGGAAGAG ACGAATAAAGTGAGACAAGAGCACAGTGAAGACATGTCCATAAGTAGTGCTTTCTCAATTGTTTTCGAAAGAAGACCAGCATTAAG GTTGCAAGGGCTTGCACATAAGGTACTTCAGTGGTATGTATGCAGAATGGAAGGTTGGTTTGCTTCGGATGCTGATACCATCTCCCTTAAAAGCTGGGACCAGGCAG AGCTATTACCTGGTGGTCACGGACTCATGGTCAGGGGCTATCTTCCTGTCATAAACACTCTGGCTAAAGGTATTGACATCCGCTTGAGCCACAG GGTTACAAACATTGTGAGGCGTTACACTGGAGTGAAGGTTACTGTGGAAGACGGTACTACATTTGCAGCAGATGCTGTTATCGTTGCTGTTCCTCTAGGTGTACTAAAAGCCAAGACAATCAAGTTCGAACCAAGGCTTCCTGAATGGAAGGAAGCAGCAATTGATGAACTTGGAGTGGGAATTGAGAATAAAATTATATTGCACTTTGACAAGGTGTTTTGGCCTAATGTGGAGTTTTTGGGAGTTGTTGCTGACACATCTTATCATTGCAGCTACTTTCTAAACCTTCATAAGGCGACAGGTCATTCTGTCCTCGTTTATATGCCTGCTGGGCAGCTGGCCAGAGACATTGAGAAAATGTCTGATGAAGCTGCTGTGGAGTTTGCTTTTATGCAGCTCAAGAAGATCCTTCCAGAGGCATGGGCCCCG ATTCAGTATCTTGTTTCTCGATGGGGCACAGATGTGAACACACTAGGCTCCTATAGCTATGATGCAGTAGGCATGTCCCATGACCTGTATGAGAGGCTAAGGGTGCCAGTGGATAACATATTCTTTGCGGGGGAGGCAACCAGTATGAGCTACCCAGGGTCCATTCATGGTGCATTTTCAACTGGGCAGATGGCTGCTGAGGACTGTAGGATGCGTGTACTGGAGCGATATGGAGAGTTGAACTTGCTCCAACCAGTTATGGGCGAGGAAGCAGGGTTGTGCGTCCCGCTTTTAATAACGCGCTTGTAA